The Hymenobacter sp. GOD-10R genome includes a window with the following:
- a CDS encoding NAD(P)/FAD-dependent oxidoreductase yields MSTLSAFPDSVPSSQPEPLTVMGGGLVGTLAALYLARRGYPVDIYDRRSDPRRISKTTEGRSINLALSDRGWRALEGVGISEQIRPVAIPMYQRVMHDQQGRLTYQPYGKDNQAIYSVSRDGLNRALLDLTEAESRISLHFNQKCQLVDLHNRNVVLRDTLTGQEETRPFRHLFGVDGAYSAVRSAMQKTERFDYSQQYLDYGYKELTIEAGADGTWLLEKNALHIWPRGQYMMIALPNLDGSFNCTLFFPYEGAKSFATLQTGTEVRAFFAEVFPDALPLMPELEKDFFQNPTSSLVTIRCYPWSVADEVLLLGDASHAIVPFYGQGMNAGFEDCSVLDDLLDQYGSDWQTIFAEFQRLRKPNADAMADLAVYNFEEMRDRVADPRFLLRKKIESKISAQYPDQWVPLYTQVTFSSTPYADAWANGQRQEQVMQRLMPHIQNEADYDQPAVQTLVQQELASMA; encoded by the coding sequence ATGTCCACTCTTTCCGCGTTTCCCGATTCTGTACCTTCTTCCCAACCTGAACCCCTTACTGTCATGGGAGGCGGCTTGGTAGGGACGTTGGCTGCTCTGTATTTGGCACGTCGCGGCTACCCCGTAGACATCTATGATCGGCGCTCCGACCCGCGGCGGATCAGCAAAACCACGGAGGGGCGCTCCATCAACCTAGCTTTGTCTGATCGGGGATGGCGGGCATTAGAAGGTGTCGGTATCAGTGAACAGATTCGACCCGTAGCTATCCCCATGTACCAACGGGTGATGCATGACCAGCAAGGCCGTCTTACCTACCAGCCTTACGGGAAGGATAATCAAGCCATTTACTCGGTGTCGCGCGACGGCTTGAACCGCGCTTTATTGGACCTGACCGAAGCAGAATCGCGCATCAGCTTACACTTCAACCAAAAGTGCCAATTGGTCGATCTGCACAACCGAAACGTCGTGTTGCGCGATACCCTGACCGGTCAGGAAGAAACCCGTCCTTTTCGTCATCTATTTGGTGTTGACGGAGCTTATTCTGCCGTGCGCAGCGCCATGCAGAAAACGGAGCGGTTCGACTACTCACAGCAGTATCTCGACTACGGCTACAAGGAACTAACCATCGAGGCTGGTGCCGATGGAACGTGGCTCCTGGAAAAAAATGCGCTGCACATCTGGCCTAGGGGCCAGTACATGATGATTGCATTGCCTAACCTGGATGGCTCGTTTAACTGCACACTATTTTTCCCCTACGAAGGCGCAAAGTCTTTTGCCACCTTGCAAACTGGAACAGAGGTTCGGGCGTTCTTCGCGGAGGTCTTCCCTGATGCTTTGCCGTTGATGCCAGAGTTGGAAAAAGACTTTTTTCAGAACCCAACGAGTTCTTTGGTGACCATCCGCTGCTATCCGTGGTCGGTAGCCGATGAGGTGCTGCTGCTCGGCGATGCTTCCCACGCGATTGTTCCCTTCTACGGCCAAGGCATGAACGCTGGCTTCGAAGATTGCTCGGTACTCGACGACTTGCTCGATCAGTACGGTAGCGACTGGCAGACAATCTTTGCGGAATTTCAACGGCTGCGCAAGCCCAATGCCGATGCAATGGCCGACCTAGCCGTGTACAACTTTGAAGAGATGCGCGACCGGGTAGCCGATCCGCGCTTTTTGCTGCGCAAGAAAATAGAGAGCAAGATTTCGGCCCAATATCCTGATCAATGGGTGCCGCTGTACACGCAGGTTACGTTCTCGAGCACACCGTACGCAGATGCTTGGGCCAACGGGCAACGCCAGGAACAAGTAATGCAACGCTTGATGCCGCACATTCAGAACGAAGCGGATTACGACCAGCCGGCCGTGCAAACACTCGTGCAGCAGGAACTCGCTAGTATGGCGTAA
- a CDS encoding alpha-ketoglutarate-dependent dioxygenase AlkB family protein, producing the protein MPLTLLPLPDAEVLLDASFLAPAEAEALLVELTETICWRQEPIKLFGKEVMQPRLTAWHGDPTANYQYSGLKLAPQTWTPALQGIRQRVEAAAECSFNSVLLNLYRSGQDSMGWHADNEPELGPTPTIASVSLGATRNFRLKPRDPQRTHHQALTLALGTGSLLLMRGSTQDRWLHAVPKTAVSVAPRLNLTFRRITS; encoded by the coding sequence ATGCCGCTCACGCTTTTGCCCTTACCCGACGCGGAGGTGCTGCTAGACGCTAGTTTCCTGGCGCCTGCAGAAGCTGAAGCGTTACTGGTTGAGCTGACGGAAACCATCTGCTGGCGGCAAGAGCCAATCAAGCTCTTCGGGAAAGAAGTAATGCAGCCACGGCTTACCGCTTGGCACGGCGACCCTACCGCAAACTACCAGTATTCCGGATTGAAGCTAGCTCCTCAGACTTGGACTCCTGCCTTGCAGGGAATCCGGCAGCGCGTAGAAGCTGCAGCCGAATGCAGCTTCAATAGTGTTCTGCTTAATCTATACCGCTCTGGGCAAGATAGTATGGGTTGGCATGCCGATAACGAACCGGAACTAGGTCCGACGCCAACTATTGCTTCAGTAAGTTTGGGAGCAACTCGCAACTTTCGGCTCAAGCCGCGCGACCCGCAGCGCACTCACCATCAGGCCCTGACGCTAGCGCTCGGCACTGGGAGCTTGCTGCTGATGCGTGGGTCTACTCAGGATCGTTGGCTGCATGCAGTACCTAAAACGGCCGTCTCTGTGGCACCACGCCTCAATTTGACCTTTCGTCGTATTACAAGCTAG
- the kynU gene encoding kynureninase: MTFQPTLDFAASLDAQDPLRDFRNQFHIPPAPNGEESIYLCGNSLGLLPKTARAAVEQEFQAWEQRAVEGHFHGTSPWMHYHEVLAPAAARIVGAKPLEVVVMNNLTTNLHLLLISFYRPTATRYKVLMEGGAFPSDQYALESQVKLHGFAPEDAIVELAPRPGEHTLRTEDIETKIQELGESLATVLLGGINYYTGQVFDMAAITRAGHAVGATVGFDLAHAAGNVELHLHDWDVDFACWCTYKYLNSGPGGTSGAFVHERFAYQFDLPRLAGWWGHDAKERFQMKKGFKPMPGAAGWQLANGQIFPMAIHRASLALVDEAGGMSALRRKSEQLTAYLEFMIRRLQLPAEQLEIITPSDPAARGCQLSLLVHQNGRQLFDHLAAAGIIGDWREPNVIRLAPVPLYNSYQDVQRTGEVLAAWATKAE; this comes from the coding sequence ATGACTTTTCAGCCCACCCTCGACTTCGCTGCCTCTCTCGACGCCCAAGATCCGTTACGCGACTTTCGCAACCAGTTTCATATTCCACCTGCCCCCAATGGGGAGGAGAGTATCTACTTGTGCGGCAACTCGCTTGGCTTGCTCCCCAAAACGGCGCGGGCTGCCGTCGAGCAAGAATTTCAGGCATGGGAGCAACGAGCAGTAGAAGGGCATTTTCATGGCACTTCGCCTTGGATGCATTACCATGAAGTTCTAGCTCCGGCTGCAGCGCGGATAGTCGGGGCCAAGCCGCTGGAAGTGGTGGTGATGAATAACCTGACCACGAATCTGCACCTATTACTTATTTCCTTCTACCGCCCTACGGCTACGCGCTACAAGGTGCTGATGGAAGGCGGGGCTTTCCCCTCTGACCAGTACGCGCTGGAGTCGCAGGTGAAGCTACATGGCTTTGCTCCCGAGGATGCTATTGTGGAGCTAGCGCCCCGCCCGGGTGAGCACACGCTGCGCACCGAAGATATCGAAACCAAGATTCAGGAGCTAGGAGAATCGCTGGCGACGGTGCTGCTCGGCGGCATAAACTATTATACGGGGCAGGTGTTCGACATGGCCGCTATTACCCGCGCAGGACACGCCGTAGGTGCAACCGTCGGGTTCGACCTAGCCCACGCGGCCGGCAACGTCGAGCTGCACCTGCACGACTGGGATGTGGATTTTGCCTGCTGGTGCACGTACAAATACCTGAATTCTGGTCCGGGCGGCACTTCAGGAGCTTTCGTGCACGAGCGATTTGCCTACCAGTTCGATTTGCCACGCCTAGCTGGCTGGTGGGGGCACGATGCCAAAGAGCGTTTTCAGATGAAGAAGGGCTTCAAGCCGATGCCTGGAGCAGCAGGCTGGCAACTCGCTAATGGGCAGATTTTCCCGATGGCTATTCACCGCGCGTCTTTGGCGTTGGTAGACGAGGCCGGTGGTATGAGTGCACTGCGCCGCAAGAGTGAGCAGCTCACTGCCTATCTGGAATTTATGATTCGGCGGCTGCAGCTTCCGGCTGAGCAGCTGGAAATTATTACGCCCTCAGACCCAGCCGCGCGGGGTTGCCAACTCTCGTTATTGGTACACCAAAACGGGCGCCAACTGTTTGACCACCTTGCTGCTGCGGGCATCATTGGCGACTGGCGTGAACCTAACGTTATTCGATTGGCGCCGGTACCATTGTACAACTCCTACCAGGACGTGCAGCGAACAGGGGAGGTGCTAGCTGCATGGGCTACAAAGGCCGAATAG
- a CDS encoding 3-hydroxyanthranilate 3,4-dioxygenase has protein sequence MPITRPFNFQQWIDEHRHLLKPPVGNQQVFKDNKDFIVMVVGGPNTRKDYHYDEGEELFLQIEGDIVVKIIEDGQPVDIPIRAGEMFLLPGGVPHSPRRPAGSVGLVLERYRQPGEKDGFLWFCENCGHKLHEEYTEITDIVQQLPPIMNRFWQSEEKRTCQNCGTVMEPPAPIVS, from the coding sequence ATGCCCATCACCCGTCCATTCAACTTCCAGCAGTGGATCGATGAACACCGTCATCTGCTCAAGCCCCCTGTTGGTAACCAGCAGGTGTTCAAAGACAACAAAGATTTCATCGTGATGGTAGTTGGCGGACCTAACACCCGCAAAGACTATCATTATGACGAAGGCGAGGAGCTGTTTTTACAGATAGAAGGCGACATTGTGGTGAAGATCATCGAAGATGGTCAGCCCGTGGATATTCCGATTCGCGCCGGGGAGATGTTTCTGCTGCCTGGTGGTGTTCCGCATTCACCGCGTCGGCCAGCTGGCTCTGTTGGCCTAGTGCTGGAGCGCTACCGCCAGCCAGGTGAGAAAGATGGCTTCCTGTGGTTCTGTGAGAATTGTGGCCATAAGCTTCATGAGGAATATACAGAAATTACCGACATCGTGCAGCAACTCCCGCCTATCATGAACCGCTTCTGGCAATCGGAGGAGAAACGCACTTGCCAGAACTGCGGCACCGTGATGGAGCCACCAGCACCGATAGTATCTTAG
- a CDS encoding SDR family oxidoreductase, producing the protein MQPSLFSSTVLAGQHALVGGSTQGIGRAVAETLAQMGATVTLLARNKERLQQTATELPTPANQAHDYIAADFTDATVVAAQVRDYLAAHPKGFDILINNTGGPAGGPILAATADAFRAAFEQHLVCNQVLAQLIVPSMQARRYGRIINVISTSVKQPLPNLGVSNTIRAAVGNWAKTLANEIAADGITVNNVLPGATVTQRHTSLIEQRAAQTGKSIADIESSLLQLIPTHRFGQSEEIAAAVAFLASPAASYITGINVPVDGGRTGNL; encoded by the coding sequence GTGCAACCGTCGCTTTTTTCATCTACTGTCCTAGCTGGCCAGCACGCTTTGGTAGGAGGTAGCACACAGGGTATTGGCCGGGCGGTGGCTGAGACACTAGCACAAATGGGGGCGACTGTTACGCTCCTAGCCCGCAACAAAGAACGCCTACAACAGACTGCCACTGAGCTGCCCACTCCGGCAAATCAAGCGCACGATTATATCGCTGCCGACTTCACGGATGCCACCGTAGTAGCAGCCCAAGTACGAGATTATTTGGCAGCGCATCCGAAGGGCTTCGACATTCTGATAAACAACACAGGCGGTCCGGCTGGTGGGCCTATTCTGGCGGCGACAGCTGACGCGTTTCGAGCTGCTTTCGAGCAACACTTAGTATGCAATCAGGTATTGGCGCAACTGATAGTACCTAGCATGCAAGCTCGCCGGTATGGTCGCATTATCAATGTCATTAGCACTTCCGTTAAGCAACCGCTCCCTAACCTAGGAGTGTCCAACACCATTCGAGCGGCGGTGGGTAATTGGGCTAAAACCTTGGCCAACGAGATAGCCGCCGATGGTATCACTGTTAATAATGTGCTACCTGGCGCCACCGTTACCCAACGCCACACCTCCCTTATCGAACAAAGAGCCGCTCAAACAGGCAAATCGATAGCTGATATCGAAAGCAGCTTGCTCCAACTTATCCCCACTCACCGCTTCGGCCAGTCTGAAGAAATCGCGGCAGCCGTTGCGTTCTTAGCTTCGCCAGCAGCTAGCTATATCACAGGCATCAACGTGCCAGTAGATGGCGGCCGGACCGGAAATCTGTAA